A DNA window from Arachis duranensis cultivar V14167 chromosome 3, aradu.V14167.gnm2.J7QH, whole genome shotgun sequence contains the following coding sequences:
- the LOC107477522 gene encoding purple acid phosphatase-like: protein MLRSIVIVGFLVLNVAVLCNGGSTSSFVRKEEKTEDMPLDSDVFAVPPGHNAPQQVHIIQGDLEGKAVIVSWVTMDEKGSNQVRYWSEKDKSKPKVSNGKVVTYKYHTYKSGYIHHCTIKKLEHNTKYYYEVGTGKSARQFWFMTPPEVGPDVPYTFGVMGDLGQTYDSNATLTHYENSPSKGEAVLYVGDLSYADNHPNHDNVRWDTWGRFSERVVAYQPWIWTTGNHELDFAPEIGENIPFKPFTHRYHVPYKASNSTQPFWYSIKRASAYVIVLSSYSAYGTYTPQYQWLLEELPKVNRSETPWLIVLVHSPWYNSNQYHYMEAETMRVMFEPWLVENKVDVVFAGHVHAYERSERISNIAYNILNKNCTPVRDQSAPVYINIGDGGNVEGLAINMTEPQPDYSAHREASFGHAIFDIKNKTHARYSWHRNQDGYAVEADSMWFYNRFWHPLDDSTTKKASQ, encoded by the exons TTGTAGGTTTTTTGGTTCTAAATGTGGCGGTGTTGTGCAATGGAGGTTCAACAAGCTCCTTTgttagaaaagaggagaagacTGAGGATATGCCACTTGATAGTGATGTCTTTGCTGTTCCTCCTGGTCATAATGCTCCCCAACAG gttCATATAATACAAGGTGATCTTGAGGGGAAGGCAGTGATTGTGTCATGGGTGACAATGGATGAAAAAGGGTCAAACCAAGTTCGTTATTGGAGTGAAAAAGACAAAAGCAAACCAAAGGTTTCTAATGGAAAAGTTGTTACTTATAAATATCACACTTACAAGTCTGGTTATATTCATCATTGCACCATCAAAAAATTGGAG cACAACACCAAATATTACTATGAGGTTGGAACTGGAAAATCAGCACGTCAGTTTTGGTTTATGACTCCTCCAGAAGTTGGTCCTGATGTGCCATACACATTTGGTGTCATGg GGGATCTTGGACAGACTTATGATTCAAATGCAACACTGACTCACTATGAAAATAGCCCAAGTAAAGGAGAAGCTGTGTTGTATGTTGGAGATCTGTCTTATGCTGATAACCACCCTAATCATGATAACGTTAGATGGGATACTTGGGGAAGGTTTTCTGAAAGAGTTGTTGCTTATCAACCTTGGATTTGGACTACTGGCAACCATGAACTTGATTTTGCTCCTGAAATT GGTGAAAACATTCCTTTCAAGCCATTCACCCATCGTTACCATGTTCCTTATAAAGCATCAAATAGCACTCAACCCTTTTGGTATTCAATCAAGAGAGCTTCAGCATACGTTATTGTCTTGTCTTCATATTCCGCATATG GAACATATACACCTCAATACCAATGGCTATTAGAGGAGTTACCAAAAGTTAACAGGTCAGAGACTCCATGGTTGATTGTTCTTGTACATTCACCTTGGTACAACAGCAACCAGTATCACTACATGGAAGCCGAAACAATGAGAGTAATGTTTGAACCATGGTTAGTAGAGAACAAGGTTGATGTTGTATTTGCTGGCCATGTTCATGCCTACGAACGATCT GAACGAATCTCGAATATTGCTTACAATATTCTAAACAAAAACTGCACCCCAGTAAGAGATCAATCAGCTCCAGTATACATAAACATTGGTGATGGAGGGAATGTTGAAGGCTTAGCAATCAA CATGACAGAACCACAGCCAGATTACTCAGCACACAGGGAGGCTAGCTTTGGACACGCCATTTTCGACATAAAGAACAAGACACATGCTCGCTATAGCTGGCATAGGAATCAAGATGGATATGCAGTGGAAGCTGATTCTATGTGGTTTTACAATAGATTTTGGCACCCTCTTGATGATTCCACAACTAAAAAAGCTTCTCAGTAA
- the LOC127745700 gene encoding putative disease resistance protein At3g14460 has translation MAWPLVSAFPRKMLKNLQNQETMEFLHQSLLTVAAVADDAQENLFATTSTLSNNMVEWLCHFQDIMYLLDELLCKFDSGKAIATTVADAKREVEFVLRRFETITNQKHLLFLTEKQDQLSSSPSSQNLRRDKEMNEMVDLLLSDRENTPVIAVVGAAWTGRDTLANLVYYHGRVKACFELRGWVDFQWDLDSESLAKITLDSFNQDFHYDESLPELIDRLHKCLQGKKILLVLNGFRNLSGWESLRSCFSDAAGKGSAIILTTSELDVAFEMLSDHILSLEDSLFDLVDEKIDPQGFPIMWTGKSLYHLVRLEIVGSWISYLPDEIGELRFLEYIDLSFSEIRALPDSIGMLSRLETLKLAFCCYLRELPSTMEDLVNLRYLDLMGTKLLDMSLKLASFNNLQTLIGFTVNMNSGENLTELATISDIQMLSITELQNIVEARNAAEAELKEKRRLEDLVLRWNQLRFAECEHALEYLEPPKQLKVLEISGCPDRRFPNWLGDASFANLKVICIYDSKNCEFLPPLGQLSSLEELYIRGCGNVRSVGNEFYGQCSLHVPFKSLKILWFVDMPSWKEWILLDDESLQFPCLRELYLIQCPQLLQDLPNCLPSLKKLEIFQCDRLVSPLPKIPHQVHDLMEQKEEQEQGCTEILATSVTEVTSESSSHHATIIMPPVANGKNDELVSDDDGGMVDFESSFEIVKIADASELCNLTSRIKSLRIEGCQFLESLPDEFLKDCSNIRELFFIDCYSLKNFSDVLHPSSLRTIYIHKCPNLDFLIPLGTYKKFAFLEYLCISSSCESLASISINLFPRLRTLYIKDCPKLELFSIAEELRDRNLKLESLEIRDCPNLISFPETGLPTPYLKSISISNCRRLKSLPNHLAYLTSLQSLLIDKCPELESFPEGGLPSSLSLLSITFSDKLAPQKEWKLDTLPSLTHFEIESGCIGMKSFPDKDFLPRNLRSLRMSKLLSLRILNGTGFQHLTALETLEINCCHGLYSLPEGLPSSLTRLCIKESPILSQKLLHRAGAEWSKIAYIPNLQIDEVKKGEIPEQKQKFGEKRFVTRSTYLEGGKGILDGESLKSQKLDQRRKRMPMVSDVSYESDWSKIAHTSNLQIGDGIKEGSIELEASSLKGESVNKDEKSFTSQQWDLSLVTKKRMPPTLKGFYDLQPDDEVVKKGRGGRGRDHDPARLDDTWTSSMEAEVQTVHGISKNPFSHITSKGKDRYLEDFTLQQLLELTENFSEDKMIGRGGFGSVYHATLQDGKEVAIKRAEISPNYEDEKEYGFVNELQIHSRLHHNNLVGLLGFCRDTNERILVYEYMNNGSLHDHLHSHQTSSVLMSWPARIKVALDAARGIEYLHHYAAPPIIHRDIKSSNILLDSKWTGKLCDFGISLKGPEDEDTHLSVEVAGTPGYLDPEYYITQRLTTKSDVYSFGVVLLEILTGRKVIHRADDGERIHLASFAVPYIDQDEIFKVLDPRMPPPKAAEEYVGYLAAECVRAAPRDRPTMAEVVIHLERALAACLAVPAI, from the exons ATGGCCTGGCCACTAGTCTCTGCCTTCCCTAGGAAGATGCTCAAGAACCTTCAAAATCAAGAAACCATGGAGTTTCTTCATCAGTCTTTGCTGACCGTTGCTGCTGTCGCCGACGACGCTCAAGAGAATCTCTTCGCCACAACTTCAACCTTAAGCAATAACATGGTAGAGTGGCTTTGTcacttccaagatatcatgtaCCTTTTGGACGAGCTTCTCTGCAAGTTCGATTCTGGAAAAGCAATAGCAACAACAGTTGCAGATGCTAAACGTGAAGTTGAGTTCGTCCTTCGAAGATTTGAAACCATAACAAACCAGAAGCATCTTCTCTTCCTGACCGAGAAACAAGACCAactatcttcttctccttcttctcagAATCTAAGAAGAGATAAAGAGATGAATGAGATGGTTGACCTTTTACTCTCCGATCGAGAAAATACGCCTGTGATTGCTGTGGTTGGAGCGGCATGGACCGGAAGGGACACTCTTGCTAACCTCGTTTACTACCATGGCAGAGTCAAGGCCTGTTTCGAACTTCGAGGTTGGGTTGACTTTCAATGGGATCTTGATTCCGAGAGTTTAGCTAAGATAACTCTTGATAGTTTCAATCAAGATTTTCACTATGATGAAAGTCTACCAGAACTGATTGATAGACTGCACAAGTGCTTACAGGGGAAGAAGATTCTTCTTGTTTTGAACGGTTTTCGAAATCTTTCTGGCTGGGAATCCCTTCGATCATGTTTTTCTGATGCTGCAGGCAAGGGAAGTGCGATAATACTCACTACTTCAGAGCTGGACGTTGCGTTCGAGATGCTTTCGGATCATATTTTGTCATTGGAAgattccttgtttgatcttgttGATGAAAAGATTGATCCACAAGGCTTTCCTATTATGTGGACGGGAAAGTCTCTTTATCATCTAGTTCGCCTCGAAATTGTAGGCTCTTGGATATCATATTTGCCAGATGAGATTGGAGAATTAAGATTTCTTGAATACATTGACCTCTCTTTCTCTGAAATTCGAGCATTGCCGGATTCAATAGGCATGCTATCTCGTTTGGAAACATTGAAGTTGGCTTTCTGCTGCTATCTTCGAGAGCTGCCAAGTACCATGGAAGATTTGGTTAACTTGCGTTATCTTGATCTAATGGGAACCAAGCTGCTAGATATGTCCTTAAAGCTTGCAAGTTTCAACAACCTCCAAACCTTGATTGGCTTCACGGTCAACATGAATTCTGGGGAAAATTTGACAGAGTTGGCAACTATATCGGATATCCAAATGCTAAGCATCACAGAGTTGCAGAACATTGTGGAAGCTAGGAATGCTGCAGAAGCcgaattgaaagaaaagaggCGCTTGGAAGATCTTGTTTTGAGATGGAATCAGCTGCGCTTTGCTGAATGCGAGCATGCACTAGAATATTTGGAGCCACCAAAACAGCTAAAAGTGTTGGAGATTTCAGGCTGTCCTGATAGAAGATTTCCAAACTGGTTAGGAGATGCCTCGTTTGCGAATTTGAAGGTGATTTGTATTTATGACTCTAAGAATTGTGAGTTCCTGCCACCACTTGGACAGCTTTCGTCTCTTGAAGAGCTATATATTCGAGGGTGTGGCAATGTAAGATCAGTAGGCAATGAATTCTATGGACAGTGTTCTTTGCATGTTCCATTTAAGTCCTTGAAGATCCTGTGGTTTGTGGACATGCCTAGTTGGAAAGAATGGATCCTCTTAGATGATGAAAGTCTTCAGTTTCCATGTCTCCGCGAGCTTTACTTGATACAATGCCCGCAGTTGCTGCAAGACTTGCCTAACTGCCTTCCTTCTCTTAAAAAGCTTGAAATATTTCAATGTGATCGCCTCGTGTCTCCACTACCTAAGATACCTCATCAAGTCCATGACTTGATGGAACAGAAAGAGGAACAAGAACAAGGCTGCACTGAGATTCTTGCAACAAGTGTGACTGAAGTGACTTCAGAATCCTCCTCACACCATGCCACAATTATAATGCCTCCTGTCGCAAATGGTAAAAATGATGAATTAGTATCAGATGATGACGGAGGCATGGTAGATTTTGAGTCTTCTTTTGAAATTGTGAAGATTGCAGATGCATCAGAGCTGTGCAACTTGACATCCAGAATAAAAAGCCTAAGAATTGAAGGTTGTCAGTTCCTTGAGTCCCTACCAGATGAATTTCTAAAAGATTGTTCAAATATCAGagagttattttttattgattgttacTCCCTCAAGAACTTTTCTGATGTTCTGCACCCCAGTTCCCTGAGAACAATTTATATCCACAAATGCCCAAATTTAGATTTCCTCATTCCTCTCGGAACATACAAGAAATTTGCATTCTTGGAATATCTTTGCATAAGTAGTAGTTGCGAATCGCTCGCCTCCATATCCATAAACCTATTCCCGAGACTCAGAACTCTTTATATCAAGGATTGTCCCAAACTAGAGTTATTTTCAATAGCTGAGGAACTTCGTGATCGAAATCTGAAACTTGAGTCGTTGGAAATCCGGGACTGTCCTAATCTGATATCCTTTCCAGAAACAGGATTGCCAACTCCTTACCTTAAATCAATATCAATATCTAATTGCAGAAGGTTGAAGTCACTGCCTAATCATTTAGCATATCTTACATCACTTCAATCATTGCTTATAGACAAATGTCCAGAACTTGAATCTTTTCCTGAAGGGGGCTTGCCATCTAGTTTAAGTTTACTTTCTATCACCTTTTCTGACAAACTTGCACCTCAAAAGGAGTGGAAGTTGGATACACTTCCCTCATTAACTCATTTTGAGATTGAAAGTGGATGCATTGGCATGAAGTCATTTCCGGATAAGGACTTTTTGCCAAGAAATCTCAGGTCTTTACGCATGAGTAAACTTTTGAGTCTCAGAATCTTGAATGGCACAGGGTTTCAGCATTTGACAGCTCTTGAGACATTGGAGATCAACTGTTGTCATGGGCTATATTCCTTGCCAGAAGGGCTGCCATCATCTTTGACTCGTCTTTGCATCAAAGAGTCCCCAATATTGTCCCAGAAACTCTTGCATAGAGCGGGCGCGGAGTGGAGCAAGATAGCTTATATTCCCAACCTACAAATTGACGAAGTTAAAAAAG GGGAAATCCctgaacaaaaacaaaaattcgGGGAAAAGAGATTTGTAACAAGATCAACATATTTGGAGGGAGGAAAAGGCATCTTAGATGGAGAAAGCCTCAAAAGCCAAAAATTGGATCAAAGAAGGAAAAGGATGCCAATGGTGTCAGATGTATCCTATGAATCAGACTGGAGCAAGATAGCTCATACTTCCAACCTTCAAATTGGTGATGGAATCAAAGAAG GATCAATTGAATTGGAAGCCAGCAGCTTAAAGGGTGAAAGTGTGAACAAAGATGAAAAAAGCTTTACCAGCCAGCAATGGGACCTAAGTTTAGTTACAAAGAAAAGGATGCCACCAACATTAAAAGGTTTCTACGACCTTCAACCTGATGATGAAGTAGTTAAAAAAG GTAGAGGAGGCCGAGGCCGCGACCATGACCCTGCCAGATTAGATGACACTTGGACCTCATCAATGGAAGCAGAAGTTCAAACTGTCCATGGAATCTCAAAGAACCCTTTCAGCCACATAACTAGCAAGGGAAAAGATAGATATTTGGAGGATTTCACCCTGCAACAGTTGCTTGAATTGACCGAAAACTTCTCAGAAGACAAAATGATTGGGAGAGGAGGCTTTGGATCAGTATACCATGCTACACTGCAAGATGGTAAGGAAGTTGCAATAAAAAGAGCTGAAATCTCTCCCAACTATGAAGATGAGAAGGAGTATGGCTTTGTGAATGAGCTTCAGATTCACTCAAGACTCCACCACAACAACCTGGTTGGGCTATTAGGATTCTGCCGTGACACGAATGAGCGCATCTTAGTATATGAGTACATGAACAATGGCAGCCTCCATGATCATCTCCACAGCCACCAAACTTCTTCTGTTCTAATGTCATGGCCGGCACGGATCAAGGTAGCACTTGATGCAGCAAGGGGGATAGAGTACCTCCACCACTATGCTGCCCCACCAATTATTCATCGTGACATAAAGTCATCCAATATATTATTGGATTCCAAGTGGACAGGCAAATTGTGTGATTTTGGAATCTCATTGAAGGGTCCTGAAGATGAGGACACACATCTTTCAGTTGAAGTAGCTGGCACACCAGGCTACTTGGACCCTGAATACTACATAACTCAAAGACTAACCACAAAGAGTGATGTTTATAGTTTCGGAGTTGTTTTGCTAGAAATACTAACTGGCCGAAAAGTCATACATAGAGCTGATGATGGGGAGCGAATACATTTGGCAAGTTTTGCAGTACCTTACATTGATCAAGATGAGATTTTCAAGGTTTTGGATCCAAGAATGCCACCCCCAAAAGCTGCTGAGGAGTATGTGGGGTATTTAGCTGCAGAATGTGTGCGCGCAGCGCCTCGAGACAGGCCAACTATGGCTGAAGTTGTAATTCACTTGGAAAGAGCATTGGCTGCTTGTTTGGCCGTACCAGCAATATGA